A segment of the Lycium ferocissimum isolate CSIRO_LF1 chromosome 10, AGI_CSIRO_Lferr_CH_V1, whole genome shotgun sequence genome:
TCCTCCTAATTTTAGGTTGCGGATTCTAGGTCTTGAAAGCTTTTGGATCCTTTGAAGCTAACACATCAAAGTATATTtaggtaatttttttcttatgaaGTATAgacatgttcatatttttatagATAGTTATATGGAAGATTAAAAGATTGTCAGttgtgatttttttgtttttaatcaTATCTTATGTTCGATTATCAGTTTAATGTTGATGTATTTGTAAATCTTGTACATATTGTTAAATTCATTGCATTCCATAATAAAAAATTTGGTTGGACTATTGTCTAACTCATAACAATGAAAGATCTTATTATTTCAAGATTATTGTTGCacataattttataattataattacTAACTGCTATGTCAGCTCAAGTTGCTCATACTttgtaaataataaaattcaatTACCTCTTTTATTTGACTGTATTATATAATTTCAAGATTTAAAATTGTGTTAATTTAAGAATAGATAGTGACAGTTGGCGTCTTGCATTTAACAGAAAACTGATTTGAAGGTTTTCCCATGGAGCAAGAGAAAGGGAAAAGTTCAAAAATTATTGTATATTGTGGTGTCGTGCATAAAGGTAATAAATTTTCTAATATGTTCAATTCTATTAAGGTTCAAGATGTATATTCATAATTTATATTCTATACACCTTTTTAATTAACGCAAAATATATGTGCGATGCACATAGTTAAAACCACGAAATCCCTTAccctttaaaaataattttatatttggtaaaattatcttattttcctaatatttataaattcaaataaactagACTATAATTATTAAATACTTCCTTATTTGAACTATGTAAGAATTTAATATTTAGGgcttcaaaaaggtaatattATTTTTCCAAGTATAGTTCTTGTAAAACTTGCAAAGTATCAGTGACGACAGTTGAGCAAtgttaattattttcccaagtTTAATTATTGTAGAAGTCTCAAAAATCTCAACTATGACTCTTTGAGATATATATCAAGAAAACTTTTATCACGGATAAATGATGCAAATATTACACGTGAAATAATGGTAAGTACttagaaaattatttatttacttaaatcacttaaaaattattaatttttttatttaaactaTGTTAACGAATTTTAACATTGAATTTTACAatcaattaattatttcaattactTTTAAATGAATAATCTAACATAATTATAATTCCTTTCATGTTTTTCGAactatatatatgaattataatatattttcgtATTGTATTTGAGCTACTTTTCTatccaaataatattttttatccaATGACTTACTTCGTATACTATTGAAAGTTACAtctaataattaatcaaataactaaaaagtatatttttttaaaaggtacAGAGAGAGATCAAAAAGTAGTTGGCAAGAAAATACCactaattattttgaaaaagtagTTGATAAGTATTAAGTGCTAAAAAACAATTTCAAGTGTGGAAGTTGACTTAATAAATAATCAGTTATGTGTTTAGATAAAAGTGTTGAAAATAAGCAGTTGAAATGTTTAATAATAAAGTTTTGATAAATACCTTTGTTATGTTAAAATGGTTTAAATGcccttaaaattatttatattaataaGGACGTGGTTTGCTAAGttttaaattccaaattaatttaaatataaaattatttatgtcCCAGTTACTTTTAATAcaaaatttattaaacaaattaCAATTCAATAAAAAGTAATTATATTATAAGAAACTAAACTACAATCAGCATTATTTCTTATAAACACAACACGAACGAATTTTAAAACGTAAAGAAGATGGAGGGTGATTTACCAAAAGTTTAACAATTATCAAGTCAATAGCACAAAGAGACATATGAaagaccaaattttttttttttttggttgaacaaaaagatcaaatttaactaaatatcatttataaagaaaTGTTAGGTAAGATAGAACATAACATATTGACATCTCATATAATAAAACATGTTCTCGTGGAATaacatttttttcatcatttaaataaatattgtatttattataatgccaattttttattttttatttttatatagagTTTTATTGATCAACGCGGTACAcacatgcaacacacatacactaatagtcatttaataattttcctaacattaaaacttaaaaatgCATTACAATTTAGTTATTAAACTTTCCCTTATTTAAATTAAGTACTCAAAATTTAGGACTACTTTTGCTCTTCAGAGAAATATGAAGTTCGTCTACTAATTAGacataaattcatattttaatgAGACATGAAAATAAAACAATTTCAGACCATTTTGTGTTTCAGATAATTTCAATCACCAAATTGGTGACGaaatataaattttcaaaacgGATTTTGCAAGAGTTGCTGTGTAAACCACTGAAGCATGAAATTGAGACAAATACAAAAAACATTAGACCCtgtcttaattttctttttattattgtCTATCTCGAAAAAGACAATATGTATCTTTATTTTGTGAATCAATCTAAATAACAACTTGTTTGGCGAAATTTCTAAAATCAGTTTATTTTGAAAagcgttttaaaaaaaaagtagttttaGTGAGAAGCAATAtgtgtttggctaattaattttaaaaacccTTTTGAGCAAAGATTTAGTGTTTAGCCAAGTTCTTAAAACGTGCTTCTAAATgtaattttttcaaaagtacttttggagaaaaactatttttttaacttctgaAAAACAAACACTGCTACTCCcctaagcacttattttctctcaaaatcTTGGTcgaacacctcactttttttaaataagtacttttgtcctcccaaaagcttggtcaaTGACAAAATAGCCATTTAATAATTTTCCTAACATTTAGAACTTAAAAAGCCATTAAATCTAATTAAAACCTTTCCTTATTTGAATGATGTACCTAAAATTTAGGACTACTTTAAATTATTTCAATGTAAAGTCACCaagaaaactttcaatcatCGTCTTGGCTATCattgagtccggaaccaaaatgaccccaaaaacaatcttttgaaccaaaatatcccaataaagaaaaaaggttatagaagtacctttagcgcagtattttactgggctaaagcacttaaccgtgACAGagccgttaagtgctttagcacagtaaaatactgcgctaaacaatattttctctcccctatagcgcagtaaaatgcTGCGCTATATCACTCAACTTAAAAACCCATCGGGTTCCACCACTGGTCACTGGAATAATATTTTCTCTCCCCTATAGCGCAAGAAATGCTGCGCTATATCACTCAACTTAAAAACCCATCGGGTTCCACCACTGGTCCCTCCAGtggcaaaaaaaatttcaaaaacgcCATTGGAGGCTATTTCAAGGTGGTCCCCACATCAAAATACGttgttttctattaattttcgtcgggaaagtttagattctcggtatattcaagtcaaaGAGCAAGATTCTAAGCTCGAATTGTGAGAAAAAGCGGCGTACAACTCGATTAACACAACTCtacaaaaaatcttcgattaaggttttctactataaacttttgttattaatttgttatatacattatattgtacacatgtttaacatttaatcgtctttaattttcaaaaaaaaaaaaaaaaaatttcgtttttttctttttggtttgatTGGGCTAGGCAGTGGCTTTTGCCActgttccgattttttttttttttttgtggctaATTCATTAATTGTTAAATgtgtatgaattgttaatttattaaacgtttatgaattgttaagttgttatatgtttatgagttgttaatttgttaattgtttatgaattgttaatgaattattatttttttaattgattatttgttaaatattgattatgaattaattagttgttaaatattggttatgaattgaaagaagttgattgataatgaattattattttgttaacacTTTATTTGGAggattgttatgtattgtttcataatgtatcgtattgTGTTGTACCGATAGGACCAAATCGCCGTTGCATAAAATAGACCTTCACCGTTACATAATGATGGATTTAacgatacgatacaataaaattaaagtaacaatcaaagcaaacattgtatttaaactaacaacacaatataatacaataggtaacaaccatccaaacaagttgtaaatcgattatgaattgttaatctatattattttaaaagcatgaatatatatgttaaataaaaaaagattatctaaaaaagaatacttaaagttcttcttttcataaatacataagttaacgataaaagtgtaaagtttgtaggaaaatatgtggtCCACGAATATACtttttagtctaattttatcaTAGTTGTGTTGGCTATTTNNNNNNNNNNNNNNNNNNNNNNNNNNNNNNNNNNNNNNNNNNNNNNNNNNNNNNNNNNNNNNNNNNNNNNNNNNNNNNNNNNNNNNNNNNNNNNNNNNNNACCTCCTATAAATTGTGGTTTATGAACTAGTTCTAGGGAGGTCGGAAACCGGCGGAAATTCCCTAAAAAATTAGAGTTTTTAGCCGTCGTGAATCACCTatgaaaataagttttcaacCGCACAAAATCCCCAAAAAATATTAGCCCGCTGTTTTCTTAATATTCGAAGTGTCGATTCGTCTTTACTTCTTATTTTCGCTCCCATTACTGTTTCGCATCCGAGTCTACGCAAACTCGGAGATTTGAAGCGTTCGAGGTCATATCGAAGCCTTCGccccacttcgctgcacccgaagcaGGTAATTTTCCTCCATATCTTAGTTCGTGTTTCATTCAACTGTGTGTTAAATCATGTTTAGCCGAATGTTTGGTATGTCGAATATTGGTCTGCTTTGTTTATTAAGATTAGTGTAAAGTAATGAAGCGTTTAAATGGTTAGGAAGAACATGATGTGTGTGCTATTCGATATGGTCTTAGACTTATTTAGGTTCAGTCTTATATGATTAAATATCAGTATAAAGGGTAAGCTTGAATTCTAGTTTTTTTGTTAACATTAAAATCTGTGATTCCGTGTATCATGTGACCATTATGATTAGTTAGCTGATGGGTGATTATCATGTTTACAGCTTCTTTGGTATGAATGTAGGTTAGCCGTTGTTAACTTTGTTTTTGGTTAGAAAATCAGCCTCCTTACTCTTCCTATGTAAAAGTATAAAATTCTCAGTTAGTATATATTTCTTCTATGACCTTTAGCAGATTATATAAGCTTGTGCTAATCATAACTGCAATTTCAATTAGTTGACCTTTAAACGATGTGAAAACTTAAGTAGTCGTTAAACTAAAATAAGACTAAGAGTATGATCATTATGTCATTTTTCCAATATTAGATTAACTGTAAGTCATCGTTTGCAAATTCAAAATGCTTCCCAGCTTACTTGTAATGAGTTTCATTTGAAGTATGTGTGAAATGGTTAACCCTTCTGTTTATACAATTGTTCAAGAGTGGCTTCGCGGAAATAAATATTGCAATTTTAACAATTAATCGGGAAATTCTATTAAGACCTTTTCACTGGGAATGCTAGATTAGCGGTAATTAGCCTTGGTTTTAACTCCAGCTTTCTTGTGATCTCCTATGTGCAAATATGACGTGCAAGTATGACAGTTAGTCCAAAATAGGCAAGTGTTGATCACTGTTTGAACCCAAAGGaatgttgtaaaaaaaaaaaaagaaattgccTCTGCCTAAAGATCTtagtaattatataaaaatgaacaGTTCTGTTTTTTGTGTCTTTTGAGCGTTTAAATATTGAATAAGCTAATTTGAGTACCCTTATTTGTTATCTATCCTATCTTGAGCTGTGAAATTCCTTGAGAGGGTGCTTTCGCCTTGAAGGTTAGCGACCTATTTTAGAACTTGGGagagttgttttttttttcggcccTTTAGTGGGCTGCTGGAAATTTCTTACTAAAAAAATCAAGTCTATCTTTTCGAACCTCTTTAAGTTACGGAGGATAAATGAGTTTTGAGAATTGAAATGATCACCGGGCTTAGAGGTTAATTGTTCTTTCTTATTGAATCCAGCTTTTTTTTTCTGTGCTGCGAGATCCTGAAAGTATGTTGCTAAAGGGTTAGTATGCTGGCTGATGCCCTCTGTTTACAGTGGCTTGGAGGTTTAGCCTCACTTGGCTAGTTAACTTATTCTCACAAAACGACTCTTCAGGATTATTATGGACATGTTTTGGGTatcaaaaaatagaaatatataaTAACTTAGCCATGTTAAGAGTCGAGAACACCCCCTAAAGTAAATAACTCTAGCATTGCATTGTTCTCATATCCACCCCGTGAAACTTGTATGAGTGTTGTTCTAATCCCCCTCTCTCTTTTCCTTTGTCCAAATGACTAATCATACACACATTTAGCCATGTTTTAAATAATCACGATTTTGTCTATGATGAGATAAGAGTAGGTTTTGTTGAAATAAGACTAAAATGTTTCGAATAAGATTGGATTATGGTTGGTGGTGTGATATGATATTGCAGCCATGCTTAGGTTCATTTGTCTTTGGATGCATGATTTTTGTTTCAAGCAGCGTGTTTTCTGTTTTGGTTTGATCTTTGCCTATCTGAAATTCGCTGATGCTGCCGcaaacaataataaataataaaataaaaccgACAATGACTCTGCCTCAACGAAATTCCAGTTTGGGTTTTGTCCGTGAAAGCTTCACATGCTAAGTGGAAACATTATGGAACTTTGTCTAATGTATGTATTGGGCTTCTGAATAGTACTCATACTCGGCCCATTCTATCTACTTTCGTTTTAATAATTTGTTTGGGCCCTAAACTCGTTTCGCATGACTCAGTTAAGGCCTGTTTGTTTTAGATCGTTTATCTTTGCGTGTTTGCTTGATTTGCATATCTTACTTTgcttaaatgatgaaattatgTGTTTGTTTAAGTGCTCAGAcgtatactaatccttttcctttcatttttttgcatgaccaccgcatacgagtccgagagACTCGTTCCTCTCCCGCATTCGGAGTTGGGCTAAGAGCCCAACCTAATCCCGCTCAAGTTGTCTCTATTCCAGCCCTCAGTCCACAGCAAACAAAAGTtctgggccaaaagcccaatgACAAAAAATGACAGCAGCTCAATCGCAGCCGCCCTTttaaaaatgggctgagcccatttacaTTTCCTACTCCTCATTTATTGTGTATTTTTATGACTAACATCTtatcctgttttttttttttttttaaacttagaTAAATTTTAGTAAATTAGTGGGATATagttttagtaatgggtagttagtTTAAGGGAAAGTAATAATTAATCTCATAAACTTTCACCTCTCTTTGTTATTaaagttatttatagtatctataatatttattttagaatgattgattttcaatagCATAATCCATATTTTAGAATTAAAGGAGTCATATTCTTATCATCTTAATATGCAAATATAAACCGAAATATATTCTTAAATAATTTCTTTAAGATTTATCAAGTTATACATGTTTTCTTTAAGTTGAGCATAGTTAattaaaggagaaagaaaactcACTTTCTTTTTGCATCCCATTTACTAAGTCTTCTCTTAAAAACTATTATTTATATGCAATTATTATACTTCGCAagctttatttttatatatagcattattTCTTCACGCTTTGGCAATATTTATAACTTCAAttttaaatatcatttttttttatgcaaatCATTACACCTTTTATAAATCTACTTTAAATAGTATTACTGCATTTCCATTTAAAAccttaataatatttataaatattattttaaatagcgttattatattttcttttaaaactttagcaatattttctagtttattttaaaatagcattTAAAATCTTCTTTCACGCGAATCATTACGTATTaaaatgtattattttgttttattcaaAGTCTTAACGCATTTATAAATCTTATTTGTAAAAGCATTTAAAATTTGCCTTTATGCTAAATCGCTATGATTTCTACAAGTTAGCTGAAatagtatatttatactttcctTTACAATCTCAGCAATAAGTATAagtcattttcttgaaattcaatcatCACTTTTAAcctaaattaattaacctaagtttggccggtaaaccgtagttaacagattctaaaggatgcctaaccccttccttTAGGATaatctagaacccttacctagaattaaaattaagcagaccattaacggaggtttagtttgcttttaccttagttaataaaataggtgccctaattcaccttaaaatcaattaggtggcggcTTAAAAAATAAGCGAATTTAGGAATCTCGATATGTTGTACTCTAAATTAGCCGgctaaatggggtataacaatacAAAATCCAAACACATGAAGGGGAGCGCCGCGTGGCCCCCTGAGTAAGTTGTTGTCGTGTGACCGTGAGATCACCACTCGAGCGTGGAAACAACCTCTTgcgaaatgcaaggtaaggctgcgtacaataaCCCTTGTGGTTCGGCCCTTCCCCGAACCCCGCGCAAAGCGGGAGgatagtgcaccgggctgcccttgcCGTAAAATCCAAACACATACATAGGATGTGTTTGGTATAAAACAAAATGTTTTTCGctgtaaatattttgaaaataaatggtTGTCCCAAAAGAATTTATACATAGTTTAGGCAAACACTATGGGGGTGAGATGGGAATTGGGTGTGGAGTATTGGGAAAGCGGGCTATGGGCGTATGTTGGAGATCGGAAGTAGGGGAATGCCACttataaaacttattttttctctatttttactagaaaagtcatttttctcatttttaagtaacttgttttcctaatgaaaatatttttcaaaatttttgagcaattaaacatgaaaaaaaattctttttgaaaaatatctTCCTCCCTACTAAcaccttgtttggatggttgttacctattgtattgttagtttaaatgtttattttgttgtcacttaaattttattatatcgtATCGTTAAATTCATTATTATGTAATGATGAAAAGTctcattttatgtaacgacCGATTTGTTGTGATCGAATGTCTCGCATTGttaccttatttttttctacTCATTTGTCTTGCTTATAATCTAATAATTGTATTTTTATCCTTTATCCTACTTATTTATACTAGCTCACTCTTTTTGTAGGTTTGTTCTTCAAATTGTTGATACACGCATTATGTAACGACGGAAAAACTATACATTCAATCCAAATAGtatattcatcaaaacaatacgatataatattatacaacataacacaatataatacaataccCTATCCAAACGAGGTGTAAAACACCCATAGTGTATAAAGTAATTCTTATCCACGAAACAAACAAAagttgaagaccaaaaataaacattttttttgtgtggaaTGCCCCTTCAAAGGCaatgtctttaatttttgcccctcaaatggatctttaattttttttcctttggctAAAAATTTCTTAgttccgggttcgaactccagcttagtcaaaaaaaattttaaaaaaaatttcaagatagAGTTTGAATTCGGCAGATAGAGTTTTTCCTCAAACTCTACCTGATCAGGCAGAGcttaaggcaaaactctgccacGCTGCCTAACTTTTgtccgaataggcctaattttgctatgaAACTCTCCcttgcaactttttttttaaatgaactgGAGTTTGAATCCAATACCTCGACAtattaagcgaaggacaaaaattaaataccattAATTTGAGaggaaaaagttttaaaaaaccCAATCCAACTAAAACACAATAACTAAAACCTCCCCCAATTGGGCCAGGCCGCACACCCCACGTCATTTTCCCTAATATATAATTCATACCCCTACCCATACCCACAATCCCACTAGCATAACAaatcttccacattattttttACTTCACATATACTCCAAACAACTTTCTTTCTACCATTTCTTGATTTTCCGTCCAAGAAAACCATGCCAGAACCCCACTTAAACGGTGCCTATTACGGCCCATCAATCCCCCCACCTTCATCCAAGACTTACCACCGTCCAGGCCACTCTAGTTCCCCTTCATGTTGTTGCAACCCATTCAcatgttgttgttcttgcaTCTTCAACTGTATCTGTACTTGCATTTTCCAAATCCTATGTACACTCTTAATCATCGTAGCTGTCATAGGATTCATTCTCTGGTTTATCCTACGACCAAACAAAGTCAATTTCCACGTGGCCAATGCTCAGCTAACTCAGTTCAGTTACTCTAACAACAATACCCTCAATTACTATCTTGCCCTTAATGTCTCCATAAGGAATCCTAATAAAAGGATTGGGATTTACTATGATTTGATTGAAGCTAGGGGTTTTTACCATGGGGTTAATTTTGGTAATTCGAGTATTGATCCGTTTTATCAGGGTCATAAGAATACTACTGATTTGGATCTGTTGTTTAAGGGTACTAAGAATGAGATTAAATTAGGGGATTATTATAATGGAGAGAAGGATGATGGGGTTTATGAGATTGGAGTGAAGCTTTATATGAGGATTAGGTTTAAATTTGGGTGGATTAAGACTAAGAAGATTAAGCCTATGATTAAGTGTGATTTGAAGGTGCCTTTTAAGGGTAAGGGTTCTTTTGAGAGAACCCAATGCCATCTTGATTGGTGATTTTTGCTTCATCTTAGGAGATATATTTTCTCTgtttttagtaattttttgttATAATCTTGTTGGATTATTGAGATATTATTCATCCATAGACAATGGTATTATCTTGCTTTTTTGTTATTGTTTGTGAATAAATAGTGAGTTcttgaatttcattttttatctcTCCATATTGATGTTGGGCTATTTTTcctgtttttaattttttctattGGATTATTGGGCTATATTCATCCACAGAGAATggtattatttttcttgttttttatttttattttttttatatatatatctgtaaccatattttgtttgttgtgTTTCGCTATTGTTATTGTTCTTTTTCTGAATGCGTTACTGTTTTtcgtattttcttttttataactACTTTAATTTACAGCACCTGATCTTAGGCTCTTTTAGAAACGTCTATCTACTTCCACGAGGTAAGGCAGGGTCTGTGTACACccacctaaaaaaaaaaaagggatttaCTATGATGCAATTGAAGCTAGGGCTTTTTATCATGAGGTTAATTTTGGGAATTCGACACTTAAGCCGTTTTATCAGGGTCATAAGAATGCTACTGATTTGGATCTGATGTTTAAGGGTACTAAAAATGAGGTTAAATTAGGGGATTATTATAATAGGGAGAAGGATGATGAGGTTTATGAGATTGGggtgaagctttatatggggaTTAGGTTTAAATTTGGGTGGATTAAGACTAAGAAGATTAAGCCTATGATTAAGTGTGATTTGAAGGTGCCTTTTAAGGGTAAGGGTTCTTTTGAGAGAACCCAATGCCATCTTGATTGGTGATTTTTGGATCATCTTAGGAGATATATT
Coding sequences within it:
- the LOC132032824 gene encoding NDR1/HIN1-like protein 2, producing the protein MPEPHLNGAYYGPSIPPPSSKTYHRPGHSSSPSCCCNPFTCCCSCIFNCICTCIFQILCTLLIIVAVIGFILWFILRPNKVNFHVANAQLTQFSYSNNNTLNYYLALNVSIRNPNKRIGIYYDLIEARGFYHGVNFGNSSIDPFYQGHKNTTDLDLLFKGTKNEIKLGDYYNGEKDDGVYEIGVKLYMRIRFKFGWIKTKKIKPMIKCDLKVPFKGKGSFERTQCHLDW